A window from Culex pipiens pallens isolate TS chromosome 3, TS_CPP_V2, whole genome shotgun sequence encodes these proteins:
- the LOC120418043 gene encoding uncharacterized protein LOC120418043 codes for MGLKSFRTVGLVYAVLCFFCSCYGVIAGFKLLIQQEFYCGHLECGNGSDAALISLVIQILLLTLSAIFSVFIKVGIEDTVPDHVATYRVFILMRNIVFTIQLTYEVVQLMIQQLNGDRSPETQQLLQLSSALLLSISIVAGVELWVVDGVQRYVDWMDAIERHESSIV; via the exons ATGGGTCTTAAGTCATTCCGGACGGTCGGATTAGTGTACGCGGTGCTGTGCTTTTTCTGCTCTTGCTACGGAGTTATTGCCGGCTTCAAGTTGCTGATCCAGCAGGAGTTCTATTGTGGTCACTTGGAGTGTGGGAACG GATCTGACGCAGCGCTTATTTCACTGGTAATACAGATCTTACTGCTGACACTGTCAGCGATATTCTCAGTATTCATCAAAGTTGGAATTGAAGAT ACTGTCCCAGATCACGTCGCAACCTACCGCGTGTTCATCCTGATGAGAAACATCGTCTTCACGATCCAGCTGACGTACGAGGTGGTCCAGCTGATGATCCAGCAGCTCAACGGAGATCGGTCGCCCGAGACGCAGCAACTCCTGCAGCTGTCCAGTGCACTGCTGCTGAGCATTTCGA TTGTTGCCGGCGTCGAGCTGTGGGTGGTTGATGGAGTGCAGCGGTACGTCGATTGGATGGATGCCATCGAGCGTCACGAGAGCTCGATTGTGTAA